A segment of the Aureliella helgolandensis genome:
GCAAGTCAGCGTGCTGTCCGGATTGGCAGGTCCCACAACCTTGTAGGGCGTGTTCAATTCCACCACTTTGATGACAGCTTCGGTGAGCTGCACGCCGATGTTGTGGCGCCAGGTGTCGTTGCGAATGACTGGAATGTGGACGGTACGGATGTTGGGGTTGAAGAGTGAGCGACTACCGAGTTGATAGCCAGCACAGCCGACCGCTGCGGTCCCAAGGCATAGCAGGGCGAGTGGAGCCAGCCCAAGCCATCGGCGTCTGGCTAGGCAGGGCAAATTCCGCGACGTACCGCTATCGTCCACCAGCTCCATTGTGGGGCTGGCGGTGCAGCTGGGCACCGCGGGGGCCGCAGCTGGGGAATCTAGTTCGAGATTGGGGACCTGCCACTTATTCAGCACTCTGGGGCATCTCCCTCCACGGTCGCCCGTCATCGGGTGTATCGCCAAATATCCACAGCAAGGATTGAAACCGTTGAGGTGGATCGCTGGGTTCCCCTTGGATGGCATCGAGGCCCGTTTGAGCTCGCTCGGCAAAGGGCGTATCGCCATATTCCTCGAGGATGCGATTGTAATGGAATTTCGCCGAACTATTCTCGCTCCGTTTGCGACGGTACTCGGCTTGTTCCCAAACGCGTTCGGCCATTTGGAAGCGGATTTTGGAGTACGCTTGGTTGATTTCTTGTTGGTGCTCTTCCGCCTCTTTGGGGAATTGTTTGACGATTTGCAGCACTCGTTTATGCGCATCGGTCAGAGGGACACTGCTGTAGGTAGGCCCTTGGTAGGAAGCCAGCAAGCTTTGCATCTCTAGGAATTGGGCGTTGAACTGGTGCTCGCTATCAGGATAGGTCATGCGCAGGTCTTCAAACGTCATGGCCGCTTCCTCGAACTTCCCCTTTTCGTATTGTTCAACGGCGATGCGCATCGTCGTGTCATCACTGACTTTTCCTGTCGGGTCGTCGATGCGAATGCGCTCTAGGACGCGCATTCCGTGTCCACCGGTATCGTTCCAAGGTTTTTTGGGATCGGAGACATTGAGCACGACAAACGGCTTGTGTTGGTGTGCGTCGGACTTCAACCAGTAGTCGGCAATCTCGAATCGACGGGAACCGACATGGTCTAGATAGGGATTGCGTGGATACTCCTTGACCAATTCCGAGAAGACGAGTTCCGCTCGGTAGTAGTCTTCTGCAAAGAAGTGGCTCTCGGCTTGCATGAGCAGCGCGTCTTGTTCCAGGCCGGAACTCTGCCAATTTTTTGCAGCATCCTTGTACAGGCCGGCTGCCTTTCGGAAGGCTTCGGCGCGCGCCTCTCCCTCGAGCGTCTTGGCGGCTTCGAAAGCCGCATCGGCTTGGCCATACAAACTTTGCGCTAGATCGACATCGCGGCGTCGCTTAGCGCGCAGCCCGATTCTCTCAAAGAAGTCCGACGTGACGCCTTCGCGCTCCGCGGACACCCCTTCGGGTCGAAACGTACCGTCGCCGTAAGGCTCGCCGCCAACTCCGACCGGATTTTCAATGGAGCGTTTCGCAGCCGCGTAATCGGTTTGCGAACCTCGACTGGGGGAGAAAATACTGCAGCCATTGGTACACAGCGAAACCACCACTATTGAATAGGGCAGCCACATCGACCAATTGATTGCTAGCTTTCTCGGCGGGGACTTCCTTGTCAACGCCCAAGCTCCTCTAGGTAGCTGTGCATTTGCAATCGGCGATCCAGCATGACGGTTAAATAATGCTGGACAACTCCACGCGACGCCGCGCGGTGATTGCTAGGGTAACTTTCTAATTCCATCGACTGCCAATCAGCCAGACTGAATCTTTCATACAAATCTCGGACGGAACGGGGTAAACGCAGGACGTCTCGCGCACCGATTCGGCAGGCATCACACAGGACGCCTCCCGAAAGGGAACTGAAGGTTAGCCATTCCACGTCATCTGCCTCATTGCCGCATTGAGCGCATTTTCTCCAGCTTGGCAGTTGTCCAATCAAGCGAAACATCTGCAACTCATACCGCAGCACGATGCACCGCAGCTCGAAATTCGGTTCCTCCAGGGCAGCTAAGGTGGCAACCGCTAGATCGTAGATCTCGGGCTGCCGGTCTCCCTTGTCGGTCAGACGATCGAGCAGTTCAGCAACATAGTAACCTGCGTACAGTCGCAGCAAATTGCGCGTACCGGCTCGAAATCGCTTCTGCAGTTTTGCTTCGGTCAGGATATCGAGCACATCTCCGGACTTAGCGATGAACACTACGCGACAGACCGAAAGCAGGTCAAGGGCAGCTTCAAAGGGGCTTTTCGGGCGGCGGGCTCCCTTGGCTACCGCAGCCAGCTTGCCAAAATCCCGCGAGTACAAATTGACAATCAGGCTGGTTTCACTCCACGGGAACACTCGCAAAATCAAGGTGTCGGTCTGTTCAGCTGGCACAAAAAAATTTCTCTACGGTGAGCTGGAAAGTGGCGAAAATCGCCAAAAATCGTTAATTTGGATTAGCGTGGACGCCCCATTTCGCCCATCCTCTCTTCCATCTGAGGTTTATGGCACGCATAATGCTTCCTACGGCGGGGGCAGGTCTCTGGGCGCAATTGTGGCAGACACATCATTGCCGATTCTAGCAACCTGCGGTAGCTCGTCGCAAACCACTTTCTCTTCCCTGACCTCGAGTCGGAGGGGACCAGCCAGTGCAGTGGGAAAAACCCAAACTATTGATTGCCGATGACGACCGGGATTTTCGCGAGTCCTTGGGAGAGGTCTTCCAGCGCCGTGGATACGGTACGCATTTCGCCTCCGATGGGCGAGAAGCGGTGGAGTTTGTGCAATCTACCGACGAATTGCATTTGGTGTTGTTGGATGTGCACATGCCGCGTCTCTCCGGCTTGGAAGCTCTCGGCCAAATAAGAAGGGTCGTCTCGACCAATCTGCCGTGCATCCTCATGAGCGCCAAGCTGGACGACTCGATCGTGGAACAGGCGCACGCCTTAGCCACCGACACCGTGCTCTCGAAACCGTTTACCCTCCGCGACATTACTGCCATGGTCGAGGATGTGCTCAGGCGTTCCTACGGTTGGCAGCTTTAGTCATGTCCTATTCCCCGTCGGTTAACGAGCATCGCCAGGCAGCACCGCGAGTCTTGACCTTTGCCGTCCTCACGGTCAGCGACTCTCGGACGCTCGACACCGACCGCAGTGGGCAACTCATCGTCGATCTGCTGCAGGCAGCTGGGCACACCT
Coding sequences within it:
- the lptE gene encoding LPS assembly lipoprotein LptE: MLNKWQVPNLELDSPAAAPAVPSCTASPTMELVDDSGTSRNLPCLARRRWLGLAPLALLCLGTAAVGCAGYQLGSRSLFNPNIRTVHIPVIRNDTWRHNIGVQLTEAVIKVVELNTPYKVVGPANPDSTLTCRVATQTKRTVTEASTDEPRVIETLISLEVTWLDRQGNPLMENRFVPMGEFSYYFIQGADFVPEGGQSMATAQQKAVERLADQIVQQMEIRW
- a CDS encoding response regulator — encoded protein: MQWEKPKLLIADDDRDFRESLGEVFQRRGYGTHFASDGREAVEFVQSTDELHLVLLDVHMPRLSGLEALGQIRRVVSTNLPCILMSAKLDDSIVEQAHALATDTVLSKPFTLRDITAMVEDVLRRSYGWQL
- the recO gene encoding DNA repair protein RecO, translating into MPAEQTDTLILRVFPWSETSLIVNLYSRDFGKLAAVAKGARRPKSPFEAALDLLSVCRVVFIAKSGDVLDILTEAKLQKRFRAGTRNLLRLYAGYYVAELLDRLTDKGDRQPEIYDLAVATLAALEEPNFELRCIVLRYELQMFRLIGQLPSWRKCAQCGNEADDVEWLTFSSLSGGVLCDACRIGARDVLRLPRSVRDLYERFSLADWQSMELESYPSNHRAASRGVVQHYLTVMLDRRLQMHSYLEELGR
- a CDS encoding tetratricopeptide repeat protein encodes the protein MTRKSPPRKLAINWSMWLPYSIVVVSLCTNGCSIFSPSRGSQTDYAAAKRSIENPVGVGGEPYGDGTFRPEGVSAEREGVTSDFFERIGLRAKRRRDVDLAQSLYGQADAAFEAAKTLEGEARAEAFRKAAGLYKDAAKNWQSSGLEQDALLMQAESHFFAEDYYRAELVFSELVKEYPRNPYLDHVGSRRFEIADYWLKSDAHQHKPFVVLNVSDPKKPWNDTGGHGMRVLERIRIDDPTGKVSDDTTMRIAVEQYEKGKFEEAAMTFEDLRMTYPDSEHQFNAQFLEMQSLLASYQGPTYSSVPLTDAHKRVLQIVKQFPKEAEEHQQEINQAYSKIRFQMAERVWEQAEYRRKRSENSSAKFHYNRILEEYGDTPFAERAQTGLDAIQGEPSDPPQRFQSLLWIFGDTPDDGRPWREMPQSAE